One genomic region from Vibrio cyclitrophicus encodes:
- the kefG gene encoding glutathione-regulated potassium-efflux system ancillary protein KefG produces the protein MSITPSIDKPVPKVLVIYAHPEPQTSIANQIMVKKIESLGNVKIHDLYALYPDFFIDVPYEHELLLQYDVIVFQHPLFMYSCPSLLKEWFDRVLGKGFAFGEQSALKGKHWRSVITTGGKEEAFGAAGYNKYPLQEILQPFELTAALCQMHWMSPLVLHWARNVSDMTRYQHAEEYRNWLRDPLQDIGANDGSD, from the coding sequence ATGAGTATTACTCCCTCGATAGACAAACCCGTGCCAAAGGTATTAGTGATCTATGCGCACCCAGAGCCGCAAACCTCTATCGCTAACCAGATCATGGTTAAAAAGATAGAGTCGCTTGGGAATGTTAAAATCCACGATCTTTATGCCCTCTATCCTGACTTCTTTATTGATGTGCCTTATGAGCATGAACTGCTTCTGCAGTACGATGTGATTGTATTCCAACATCCTTTGTTTATGTACTCATGCCCTTCGTTATTGAAGGAATGGTTTGACCGAGTATTAGGCAAGGGCTTTGCGTTTGGTGAGCAAAGTGCACTTAAGGGTAAGCATTGGCGCAGTGTTATCACCACGGGTGGTAAAGAAGAGGCGTTTGGTGCTGCAGGCTATAATAAGTATCCCTTACAAGAGATCTTGCAACCGTTTGAGCTAACTGCCGCTTTGTGCCAGATGCACTGGATGTCACCTTTAGTTTTACATTGGGCTCGAAATGTCTCGGATATGACGCGTTACCAACACGCTGAAGAATATCGAAATTGGTTGCGAGATCCGCTACAAGATATAGGAGCAAATGATGGCTCTGACTAA
- the kefB gene encoding glutathione-regulated potassium-efflux system protein KefB — MALTNDFLQSSAIFLAAAVVAVPIAQRAGLGSVLGYLLAGVAIGPWGLGLISDVEAILHFSEFGVVLLLFLIGLELNPKKLWQMRAPILGLGGAQVLITTLIITAIACLFGLTWQTSLVIGMGLALSSTAIALRVIEERELGGKEAGQSGFAVLLFQDIAVIPMLAVLPLLAGNTGGSWADMLWMLGGVIGLLVGGHFLLRPLFRYVVMSGVRELFTVAALLLVIGIAVIMQQIGLSMALGTFLAGVLLAESEYRHELEIAIDPFKGLLLGLFFISVGMAVNLGLLAESPFAILIAVCALVVLKGLVLYALARIFGTQTKARSRMAMILSQGGEFAFVIFTAASAQGILSGEQVSFLLVVVSLSMVTTPLMLKLQDRFFARQLNQISESAMSSDVVDRSPRVIIAGFGRFGQIIGRLMYANKIRITVLESDASQIHILRKFGYKVFYGDSTHLELLRAAGADRAEAIVLCTDSPDEIMKTVDLCKQHFPRLKILARARSRVEAYQLLNHGVSNYSRETFLGALDLGRQTLTELGMHPYKAKRAEAHFRKLDNGMLKELLPQHNEDAELAQRAKEARKELEEIFGHEMENDHQSRNYWQ, encoded by the coding sequence ATGGCTCTGACTAATGATTTCCTACAAAGTAGCGCTATATTTTTAGCGGCGGCTGTGGTTGCGGTTCCTATCGCGCAGCGAGCAGGCTTAGGTTCAGTATTAGGTTACTTATTAGCGGGTGTCGCTATTGGTCCATGGGGGCTTGGCCTAATCAGTGACGTAGAGGCCATTCTACATTTCTCAGAGTTCGGGGTGGTGCTGCTGCTCTTCCTTATTGGTTTAGAGCTTAACCCCAAAAAACTGTGGCAGATGCGGGCGCCTATTCTCGGCTTAGGGGGGGCGCAAGTGTTGATCACCACCTTGATTATTACCGCCATCGCCTGTTTGTTCGGATTGACTTGGCAAACTAGCCTCGTGATAGGTATGGGGTTAGCCTTATCTTCGACAGCCATCGCCTTGCGCGTTATTGAAGAGCGAGAGCTTGGTGGTAAAGAAGCGGGACAGTCAGGCTTTGCAGTCTTACTTTTCCAAGATATTGCAGTAATCCCTATGTTAGCGGTGTTGCCTCTGCTTGCGGGCAATACGGGCGGTAGTTGGGCTGACATGTTGTGGATGCTAGGCGGCGTGATTGGCTTACTTGTTGGTGGTCATTTCTTACTGAGACCACTATTCCGCTATGTGGTCATGAGCGGTGTTCGTGAGTTGTTTACCGTTGCAGCGCTGCTATTGGTGATTGGTATTGCCGTCATCATGCAGCAGATTGGTTTGTCGATGGCGCTGGGTACTTTCTTAGCGGGTGTTCTTCTAGCAGAAAGTGAATATCGACACGAGCTTGAAATTGCGATTGACCCATTCAAAGGGTTATTGCTTGGCCTGTTCTTTATCTCTGTGGGTATGGCGGTGAACTTAGGTTTACTAGCCGAAAGCCCATTCGCGATACTGATTGCAGTTTGTGCATTGGTCGTGTTGAAAGGTTTGGTACTGTATGCACTTGCCCGTATCTTTGGTACACAGACAAAAGCGCGTAGCCGAATGGCGATGATACTCAGCCAAGGTGGTGAGTTTGCCTTTGTTATTTTTACTGCGGCGAGTGCACAGGGTATTTTAAGTGGTGAACAGGTATCGTTCTTACTGGTCGTGGTGAGTTTATCAATGGTGACTACGCCATTGATGCTTAAGCTGCAAGACCGATTCTTTGCTCGTCAACTTAATCAAATCAGTGAAAGCGCGATGTCTTCTGATGTAGTTGATCGTAGCCCTAGAGTGATCATTGCTGGTTTTGGTCGTTTCGGTCAGATCATTGGTCGCTTGATGTACGCTAATAAGATTCGTATCACCGTCCTTGAAAGTGATGCCAGCCAAATACATATCCTTAGAAAATTCGGCTACAAGGTATTTTACGGTGATTCAACTCATCTAGAACTGTTACGTGCCGCAGGCGCTGATAGAGCGGAGGCGATTGTACTGTGTACTGACTCTCCCGATGAAATCATGAAAACCGTCGATTTATGTAAGCAGCACTTCCCGCGCTTAAAGATCTTAGCGCGTGCACGAAGCCGTGTTGAAGCCTATCAATTACTTAACCATGGTGTGAGCAACTACTCTCGTGAAACTTTCCTTGGAGCATTAGATTTAGGGCGTCAAACATTGACTGAACTTGGCATGCATCCATATAAAGCGAAGCGAGCAGAAGCACATTTTAGGAAATTGGATAATGGTATGCTCAAAGAGTTACTTCCTCAGCACAACGAAGATGCCGAGCTAGCTCAAAGAGCGAAAGAGGCTCGTAAAGAGCTGGAAGAAATTTTTGGACACGAGATGGAAAATGATCATCAGTCTCGAAACTATTGGCAGTAG
- a CDS encoding YheV family putative zinc ribbon protein — MKQKKRFIAGASCPSCNTQDTLRWWIENNIELVECVDCNFNEQRKPKTVEKSEHANQEMIGIFKPE, encoded by the coding sequence GTGAAACAGAAAAAACGCTTTATCGCTGGGGCGAGCTGCCCAAGCTGCAACACTCAAGATACTCTTCGCTGGTGGATAGAGAATAATATCGAATTGGTGGAATGTGTTGATTGTAATTTCAATGAGCAGCGGAAACCGAAAACTGTAGAGAAATCTGAACACGCGAATCAAGAAATGATCGGTATTTTTAAACCAGAATGA
- the slyD gene encoding peptidylprolyl isomerase, whose amino-acid sequence MKIEKNVVVSVAYQVKLEDGVVVDQSTAEAPLDYLHGHNNLITGLEKELEGKVAGDKFSATVTPEDAYGEHNDDLVQRVPADVFQGVEQIEVGMRFLADTDQGPIPVEVTEVDGDEVVVDGNHMLAGQTLTFDVEVVAVREATEEEVQHGHVHQEGGCGDHDHDHEGGCCGGEGHDHGEEKKEGCCGGGSCGSH is encoded by the coding sequence ATGAAAATTGAAAAGAACGTAGTAGTTAGTGTTGCATATCAAGTGAAACTTGAAGATGGCGTAGTAGTTGACCAATCAACTGCAGAAGCTCCACTAGATTACCTTCACGGTCACAACAACCTAATTACAGGTCTTGAAAAAGAGCTTGAAGGCAAAGTTGCTGGTGACAAGTTCTCTGCAACGGTTACTCCAGAAGACGCTTACGGTGAACACAACGACGACCTAGTTCAACGTGTTCCTGCTGACGTATTCCAAGGTGTTGAGCAAATCGAAGTTGGTATGCGTTTCTTAGCGGATACTGACCAAGGTCCAATCCCAGTTGAAGTGACTGAAGTAGATGGCGACGAAGTTGTTGTTGACGGTAACCACATGCTAGCTGGCCAAACTCTAACGTTTGACGTTGAAGTTGTAGCGGTTCGTGAAGCGACTGAAGAAGAAGTTCAACATGGTCACGTACACCAAGAAGGTGGCTGTGGTGATCACGACCATGATCACGAAGGTGGTTGTTGTGGTGGCGAAGGCCATGACCACGGTGAAGAGAAAAAAGAAGGCTGCTGCGGCGGCGGTAGCTGTGGTTCTCACTAA
- a CDS encoding isoaspartyl peptidase/L-asparaginase family protein: MSQPFSIAIHGGAGTILREQMSDELKTGITEALKKSVLAGYQVLQSGGDAVDAVVASVKVMEDSPHFNAGKGSVLTHDEFVEMDASVMHGSEMDAGAVAGVRHIKNPIELARDVMLKSDHVLLIGEGAEKFAFEHEYTFTEQDYFFTERRYDQLLSMKEKGIFALSEAKYDEQQAHKYPDDKKYGTVGAVALDQSGNLAAATSTGGVTNKKYGRVGDSPIIGAGTIAENGNVAVSTTGMGEFFLRKMVASDVAARMRYLKEDVHTACETIIQGELKAMGGEGGLIAIDGQGDIHFGMNSSGMYRASVDTNGCVEVKIYADD, from the coding sequence ATGTCACAGCCTTTTTCAATTGCCATTCATGGTGGTGCAGGAACCATCTTGCGAGAGCAAATGAGTGATGAATTAAAAACAGGCATCACAGAAGCTTTAAAAAAATCGGTGTTAGCTGGTTACCAGGTGCTGCAATCGGGCGGTGATGCTGTGGATGCTGTAGTTGCTTCGGTAAAAGTGATGGAAGACAGCCCACACTTTAATGCTGGTAAAGGCTCGGTGCTGACTCATGATGAGTTTGTTGAGATGGATGCTTCTGTTATGCATGGTAGTGAAATGGATGCCGGTGCGGTTGCGGGTGTTCGTCATATCAAGAATCCCATTGAACTTGCACGTGATGTAATGCTGAAAAGCGATCATGTGTTGTTGATTGGTGAAGGCGCTGAGAAGTTCGCCTTTGAGCATGAGTACACCTTCACCGAGCAGGATTACTTCTTTACCGAGCGTCGTTATGACCAACTTCTATCAATGAAAGAGAAGGGCATTTTTGCTTTGTCTGAAGCGAAATATGATGAACAGCAAGCCCATAAATATCCAGATGATAAGAAGTACGGCACGGTTGGCGCCGTGGCGTTAGATCAATCCGGGAACTTAGCTGCAGCAACCAGCACTGGTGGTGTGACCAATAAGAAATACGGTCGTGTGGGAGACTCTCCAATTATAGGCGCAGGCACTATTGCTGAAAATGGCAACGTGGCTGTTTCAACAACAGGTATGGGCGAGTTCTTCCTACGTAAAATGGTCGCAAGTGATGTGGCAGCACGAATGCGTTATCTCAAAGAAGATGTACATACGGCTTGTGAAACTATCATTCAAGGTGAGTTGAAGGCCATGGGTGGAGAAGGTGGCTTGATCGCTATTGATGGCCAAGGTGATATTCATTTTGGCATGAACAGTTCAGGGATGTATCGCGCGAGTGTTGATACTAACGGTTGTGTGGAAGTGAAAATTTATGCTGATGACTAA
- a CDS encoding SlyX family protein has translation MTEKRIEQLESRVNDLECQLAFQEQTIEELNEALSQQQMLITRMQDQMKFVVGKVKNMDGSNLADASEETPPPHY, from the coding sequence ATGACAGAAAAGCGAATTGAACAACTAGAAAGCCGTGTGAATGACCTAGAATGTCAGTTGGCTTTCCAAGAACAAACCATTGAAGAACTCAATGAAGCGCTTAGCCAACAACAGATGTTGATCACGAGAATGCAAGATCAAATGAAGTTCGTGGTGGGTAAAGTAAAAAATATGGACGGCTCCAACTTAGCTGACGCATCAGAAGAGACGCCACCTCCGCACTATTAA
- a CDS encoding WD40 repeat domain-containing protein, translating into MRIFFHSLLYTIVITLLNGCFFFQDDDQRWEIEPNGATSFALSRDGRFALLYSQEKQLLLWDLDQNKELAQLGPQDQSENQVSRIRISDNGRFAITASQMNFAVWDLSWTQAEGLWSISDGLIRDVDISSNGEKVLLGLSNGKAIYVDLVTGRRLEFLAHREKVNSVSLSSNGRYALSGGNDYKAYLWDTESGLVLRTFKHEQRVVRVALQRDGELAFTSDGSNQAMIWDLETGEPQAQLQSWSRQLIFSSARFSDNGSMLVTGTPSSQVSVWNTQDGKRISRHDAEPLKDARPPRAVVYDAAFDEKNRVISGTSAGIAQAWNVD; encoded by the coding sequence ATGCGAATATTTTTCCACTCATTGCTATATACAATTGTCATCACCTTGTTAAATGGTTGCTTTTTCTTCCAGGATGATGATCAGCGTTGGGAAATAGAACCCAATGGCGCCACCAGCTTTGCACTCAGCAGAGATGGACGTTTTGCCCTGCTCTACTCTCAAGAAAAACAACTGCTCCTTTGGGATTTAGATCAAAACAAAGAACTCGCTCAACTTGGCCCGCAAGACCAATCCGAAAACCAAGTATCGCGAATCCGCATCTCAGACAATGGCCGCTTTGCCATTACCGCCAGCCAGATGAACTTCGCCGTTTGGGACTTATCTTGGACTCAGGCTGAGGGGCTCTGGTCTATTTCCGATGGCTTGATTCGTGATGTCGATATTTCTAGCAATGGTGAAAAAGTCTTGCTTGGCCTATCTAATGGCAAAGCTATCTATGTGGACTTAGTCACCGGACGCCGTCTTGAGTTCCTCGCTCACAGAGAAAAAGTAAATTCAGTCTCCCTTTCTTCGAATGGGCGCTACGCATTATCAGGCGGTAACGACTACAAAGCTTACCTTTGGGACACCGAATCAGGCTTAGTGTTACGTACCTTCAAGCATGAACAAAGAGTAGTACGAGTTGCACTACAACGGGATGGAGAATTAGCTTTTACTTCCGATGGCAGCAACCAAGCGATGATATGGGATTTGGAAACAGGTGAACCTCAAGCGCAATTGCAAAGCTGGTCTCGACAGCTGATATTCTCTAGCGCTCGCTTTTCTGATAACGGCAGTATGCTGGTGACAGGTACGCCATCAAGCCAAGTGAGTGTGTGGAATACTCAAGATGGAAAACGAATTTCTCGTCACGATGCTGAGCCACTAAAAGATGCTCGCCCTCCCCGTGCGGTAGTGTATGATGCAGCCTTTGATGAAAAGAACCGTGTGATATCGGGCACCTCTGCGGGCATCGCCCAAGCTTGGAATGTGGATTAG
- the fkpA gene encoding FKBP-type peptidyl-prolyl cis-trans isomerase, with protein MKSVLKVSLLAATVMLAVGCQKEEPKAEAPQVEEVKVEAVNFKTEDDKAAYAIGVSFANYLSTSIDKPSELGINLDKDMVLQGIEDVFAEKTALNEEETRAALEALDKRVAETMQVQAAEKSAEVKKAGDDFRAEFAKTEGVKQTESGLLYQVMTAGEGASPKDTDTVQVHYKGTLTDGTQFDSSYDRGEPATFPLNRVIPGWTEGVQLMQVGSKYKFVIPPELAYGEQDTPTIPANSTLVFEVELLNIDNAEAAPAQ; from the coding sequence ATGAAATCAGTTTTAAAAGTATCACTGCTTGCCGCAACGGTTATGCTAGCAGTTGGTTGTCAGAAAGAAGAACCAAAGGCAGAAGCTCCACAGGTTGAAGAAGTTAAAGTAGAAGCAGTAAACTTTAAAACAGAAGATGACAAAGCGGCTTACGCAATCGGTGTATCTTTCGCAAACTACCTAAGCACAAGTATTGATAAGCCAAGTGAGCTAGGCATTAACCTAGACAAAGACATGGTTCTTCAAGGTATCGAAGACGTATTCGCAGAGAAAACAGCACTGAACGAAGAAGAAACTCGCGCTGCTCTTGAAGCTCTAGACAAGCGTGTTGCTGAAACGATGCAAGTACAAGCGGCAGAGAAGTCTGCAGAAGTGAAGAAAGCTGGTGATGATTTCCGCGCTGAGTTCGCTAAAACTGAAGGCGTTAAGCAAACTGAATCTGGTCTACTTTACCAAGTAATGACTGCGGGTGAAGGTGCTTCTCCAAAAGACACTGATACCGTTCAAGTACACTACAAAGGTACGCTAACAGACGGTACTCAGTTCGACAGCTCTTACGATCGTGGCGAACCAGCAACATTCCCACTAAACCGCGTGATCCCGGGTTGGACTGAAGGCGTACAACTGATGCAAGTTGGTTCTAAGTACAAGTTCGTTATTCCGCCAGAGCTAGCATACGGTGAGCAAGACACACCGACTATCCCTGCTAACTCAACGTTAGTGTTCGAAGTTGAACTATTAAACATTGATAACGCTGAAGCGGCTCCTGCTCAGTAA
- a CDS encoding helix-turn-helix transcriptional regulator — translation MTTTETVNADVLLEMESVHVMPFSEHDKIILRSYEAVVDGIASLIGPFCEIVLHSLEDLNTSAIKIANGENTGRQVGSPITDLALKMLKDIEGSKRNFSRSYFTRAKGGVLMKSITVAIRNGEDRVIGLLCINVNLDAPFSQVLQSFMPTQDADEAASSVNFASDVEELVDQTVERTIEEINADKSVSNNTKNRQIVMELYDKGIFDIKDAINRVAERLNISKHTVYLYIRQRKTEDEEGC, via the coding sequence GTGACTACTACAGAAACAGTCAATGCGGACGTGTTACTCGAAATGGAATCAGTCCATGTCATGCCATTCAGTGAACACGATAAAATTATCTTAAGATCTTACGAGGCCGTGGTCGACGGTATCGCGAGCCTGATTGGTCCGTTTTGTGAAATCGTTTTACACTCTCTAGAAGACCTCAATACTTCTGCAATCAAAATTGCCAATGGCGAAAACACAGGTCGTCAGGTTGGATCACCGATCACCGATCTTGCGCTAAAGATGCTAAAAGATATTGAAGGTTCTAAGCGTAACTTCTCTCGTTCATACTTTACTCGCGCTAAAGGTGGAGTATTAATGAAGTCAATCACGGTTGCTATTCGCAATGGTGAAGACCGAGTGATTGGCTTGTTGTGTATTAACGTCAACTTAGATGCACCTTTCTCACAAGTGCTGCAATCTTTTATGCCGACGCAAGATGCTGACGAAGCTGCATCTTCGGTTAACTTTGCTAGTGATGTTGAGGAACTTGTTGACCAAACGGTTGAACGAACCATTGAAGAAATCAATGCAGACAAGTCTGTATCGAACAACACCAAGAACCGTCAAATAGTGATGGAGCTTTACGACAAAGGTATTTTCGACATCAAAGACGCGATTAACCGTGTTGCTGAGCGTTTGAATATCTCTAAGCACACCGTGTACTTGTACATCCGTCAACGTAAAACAGAGGATGAAGAGGGTTGTTAA
- the tusD gene encoding sulfurtransferase complex subunit TusD has protein sequence MLSYTLLVNGPVYGSQSARSAYQFALALLKQGHKLHSVFFYQDGVSNGSNLTVPANDEFDLASEWQKLASEYDISLETCVAAALRRGVVSSEESEQHQLIGSNLASGFTQTGLGSLSEALLTQDRVVQF, from the coding sequence TTGTTAAGTTATACGCTCTTAGTCAATGGACCTGTTTATGGTTCACAATCTGCCAGAAGTGCTTACCAGTTTGCATTGGCTCTACTAAAGCAGGGCCATAAGCTACACAGTGTATTCTTCTATCAAGACGGTGTGAGCAATGGCTCGAATCTCACTGTGCCTGCTAATGATGAATTTGATTTAGCTTCTGAGTGGCAAAAGCTTGCAAGTGAATATGATATTAGCCTTGAAACTTGTGTCGCAGCGGCCTTAAGACGAGGTGTGGTAAGCTCTGAAGAATCTGAGCAACATCAATTAATCGGTTCTAATCTAGCATCTGGCTTCACTCAAACTGGGTTGGGAAGCTTATCTGAAGCGTTACTAACACAAGATAGGGTTGTGCAGTTTTGA
- the tusC gene encoding sulfurtransferase complex subunit TusC has translation MRKLAFIFNSFPHTTAAGREGLDALLAASAFSEDIIVFFVGDGVTQLLKAQQPSETLSRDYISAFKLMDLYDIEQVYVCKRSLNQFGLSTDNLLIDVTVVEVDQLARKLAQCQQILTF, from the coding sequence TTGAGAAAATTAGCCTTTATATTTAATAGTTTTCCTCACACAACCGCGGCTGGTAGAGAAGGGCTAGATGCATTGCTCGCGGCTTCAGCTTTCAGTGAAGATATTATCGTGTTCTTTGTCGGAGATGGTGTGACACAGCTTCTCAAAGCACAGCAGCCAAGCGAAACACTATCACGTGACTACATCTCTGCATTTAAATTAATGGACCTATACGACATCGAACAGGTGTATGTGTGTAAACGTAGCCTAAATCAATTTGGTTTATCGACGGACAATTTACTGATTGATGTGACGGTTGTTGAAGTGGATCAATTAGCGCGAAAGTTAGCTCAATGCCAACAAATACTGACTTTTTAG
- the tusB gene encoding sulfurtransferase complex subunit TusB produces MLHIVKSAEKLKLALLYSQPQDQFILVEDAVYVCLPNHELYTQISAVEDVSVLKPDLDSRGLQQLASSSLAQVDFDGFVKLTVLNDKSVTW; encoded by the coding sequence ATGCTTCATATTGTAAAATCGGCAGAGAAACTAAAACTCGCATTATTGTATTCCCAACCACAGGATCAGTTTATTTTGGTCGAGGATGCTGTGTATGTTTGCCTTCCAAATCATGAGTTATACACTCAAATTTCTGCAGTTGAAGATGTGTCGGTATTAAAACCGGATCTCGACAGTCGAGGTTTACAACAGTTGGCTTCAAGTTCATTGGCTCAAGTAGACTTCGATGGATTTGTTAAATTAACGGTTTTAAACGACAAATCAGTAACTTGGTAA
- the rpsL gene encoding 30S ribosomal protein S12, producing MATINQLVRKPRVKQVVKSNVPALEACPQKRGVCTRVYTTTPKKPNSALRKVCRVRLTNGFEVTSYIGGEGHNLQEHSVVLIRGGRVKDLPGVRYHTVRGALDCAGVNDRKQGRSKYGVKRPKS from the coding sequence ATGGCAACTATTAACCAGTTGGTTCGCAAACCTCGTGTAAAGCAAGTTGTTAAAAGCAACGTGCCTGCACTAGAAGCGTGCCCACAAAAACGTGGTGTATGTACTCGTGTTTACACTACTACACCTAAAAAACCTAACTCGGCACTACGTAAAGTATGTCGTGTACGTCTAACCAACGGTTTCGAAGTAACTTCGTACATCGGTGGTGAAGGTCACAACCTTCAAGAGCACAGTGTTGTATTAATCCGTGGCGGTCGTGTAAAAGACCTTCCGGGTGTACGTTACCACACTGTTCGCGGCGCGCTTGACTGTGCTGGCGTTAACGACCGTAAACAAGGTCGTTCTAAGTACGGTGTGAAACGTCCTAAGTCTTAA
- the rpsG gene encoding 30S ribosomal protein S7 — translation MPRRRVIGQRKILPDPKFKSELLAKFVNILMVDGKKSTAEKIVYTALDSMAEKSGKDHLAVFEEALENVRPAVEVKSRRVGGSTYQVPVEVRPVRRNALAMRWVVEAARKRGEKSMAQRLAAEMLDASENKGTAVKKREDVHRMADANKAFAHYRW, via the coding sequence ATGCCACGTCGTCGCGTAATAGGTCAGCGTAAGATCCTTCCAGATCCTAAGTTCAAATCTGAATTGCTGGCAAAATTCGTTAACATCCTTATGGTTGACGGAAAGAAATCTACTGCAGAGAAAATTGTTTACACTGCACTAGATTCAATGGCTGAGAAGTCTGGTAAAGACCACTTAGCTGTATTTGAAGAAGCTCTTGAAAATGTTCGCCCAGCGGTAGAAGTTAAATCTCGCCGTGTAGGTGGTTCAACTTACCAAGTACCTGTAGAAGTTCGTCCGGTTCGCCGTAACGCTCTTGCTATGCGTTGGGTAGTTGAAGCTGCGCGTAAGCGTGGTGAAAAATCTATGGCTCAACGCCTAGCTGCTGAAATGCTAGACGCGTCTGAGAACAAAGGTACTGCGGTTAAGAAACGTGAAGACGTTCACCGCATGGCTGACGCAAACAAAGCGTTCGCACATTACCGTTGGTAA